A region of the Lycium barbarum isolate Lr01 chromosome 1, ASM1917538v2, whole genome shotgun sequence genome:
tttggttgaaAGAAAATCCACAACTGTTGCCTTTCGGTGCGCATAGAGTAAAGACGCTCCAATGTGGGTTCGAACCTGCGACTCCCCATTTGGGAGCAAGTTCCATGCAAAGAGGTCGATCGAGAAAGCATgtctatatatgtatttttttagcTTGAGCTGACTAATCTTTTGCTTTTCTGGTGATGTCAAACAATGGTGCTTGCGTTGCAGGAGATGCCCGCGCATAGGGAAGGCTTGCTTCCCGTCatagggggtttcgaacctgcaACCCCCTTTAACTATGtacacataaaaaataaaactGTAAAATGTCATTTCCTTTTgttagaaaacatttttttttttttcatgaaagcACAACATTTTTTCCATATTTGTGTTAGATTAAAACTCTAGCTAATGGTAGGAATTTTGTTCTTCACTTGGACGTAACCTATTCCTCTATCTTTATTTGCAATGTAAACTTTAGGCATGGAAATAAAATAGTAACAGTTTCCTTAGAAATTAAAGTAAttaaatattttctttatatatgGATTTCCTTTATGCAAGAAAATAAGCTGTGGAAAACGTAAATCCACACAAGAGGCTAACAATCTAGAAAACAATTAGTAATCTATTAGGAAGAAGTATTAGTTGGCGATTGATTCAGCTTCGAATAAATTTTGGAAAAACACAAAAATAGATGACATTTCTAAGACACTTAAAGGTTAGCAAATCCACAAGGGAATTAATTTCATTCCAACAAAATTTGCATTAACCCACACCAAATCTTTTCAAGAACacataaaacaaaaacaaaaaacaaaacaaaaaaaaaacttaatacaAGTATTTTTGGCTATCCGCTCCCCTCTTTCGTGCATCCAATGACTCAATATGTCATTCCAAACGTGAAATTATATGGTAATTAAAAGACCACAGAACAGACCAAAACAATTTGGTGGGATAAAATTTGACCCTCAACAAGGCTAGGACTTAAGGACAAAAGGATTTAATCGAACCACTTCTATAACTTGGGATGGTGAAGTGCCTAAGATATCTAACTTCTTCTCTTATGTATCCCTCACAAAGAAAATTCCTAGAGAACTTATCTTCCGCATACCTTTTACAATCATGCACAAACACATCAGTTTCTCCATTTTCTCTATTCCTAGCCAATAATCCAGCAGTATATATCACTTTCATCCTCCCTGGTAAATCATAACCTGCACCTGTTGGTGCATCAATCATGATTAAATCCCATTCATTTTCGTATACTTCTTTTGGCAAATTTGTTAGGGCAAGTGGACACTTAGAATTTCTAGGATCACCAACAAATTTGCATGAATCTTCCCTTTTACCTATACTTAGAAGTTCAGAAGCTTGATCAAGTCTAGTGTCATAAGTTTGATGATAAGCTTCTAAAGAAGGTACTTCTTTAGTAATTTTGTCGATCCAATGTTGATTTTCTTCGATGAAGACGGTTCGACCATTGTGGTTGAATGAACGCCACATTAAGCTATCAAATCCAAGTCCAAAGACCAATAAATTGCATGGTGATTTCTTCTCAAGGACCCTATATGTTACCGATATTTCGTCCATCTGTTGTTGGGGTGTCCTATTGGTAGTGGCATAGTGGAGTAATGATTTAGCAAGAGATGGTGGAATCTTGTTGCACGTTGAATGAGTTGATGAGCTTATTGATATGTTTTTTAGCTTGAAAGATGGGGAGTTTGCTCTCAGTATCAAGTACAagagaaaaatgaagaaaatacaAGATAGTATGAGCTTGTTGACCATAGTGTGCTGGTTTTTGGATGTCATTTGGTTTTCTTTCATTGTGACAGAGACTTGATGAGGAATTTGATAGTATATGGAGCTAGAGAGCTTGTTTTATAATTAGATTTGAAATGGATGGGGGAAACAATCCATATTTAAATAGTGATCCGACATGATTTGTTTCttaatttgaagaaagaattaatGAAAAAGATGCACTGGTTCTAGCAGATGTAATATCCATATGCAATGAATATTCAAGCTCAAAATTCAATATTGAAGTGCATTTATAGTTATACTACTGAAGGAGAAACAGAGGATCCTAACAAATTAATTAACAACGTGTTTTCTATCACAAACATACTATTTGGAGCCATGTCTAAGTGAAAAATATCAGGGATATTTCAGTTGTAGATAGTCTAGCTACTCAAAAAGAACTGGCTAGTCCAATATTAATTACTCTTAACTATTAACCCTATTGCAAATGTTACAATAATCCAATAAACAACGATTTTTCAAAAATTTGGTTGAACAAATTCAAAAACAAACTAATTTAGGAGGTAAAGGCAAAAGGTAATGCCAAGAAAACAGAAACTAATTTCCATCCTTAAATTAAAGATGGAGCGAAGGGGTCATATTCATTGTTCAAAGTAATTATGGTGCATGTATCCTCCCCTGTATAAATAGTTCACAAGTTCTGTTGGCCGATTGACAAACTTGTGTGTTGTTCTTCTATTATTCACAAAATTTTCCAGAAGATTTTGTACTATCTTTATTCTACCTAGATATACAGATTCTTAAGTAGAATAACAGGAATTCTTGCAAACACTAGATTTAATGTAAGCGTAAGATCATTTACAACAACTAAGCCTTAATCCTAAACCCCAATTAGTTGAAACTAAAACCCACCGAGAATTTGCAGGCCTTCTTTTGAATAGTTTGCAGGCCTAAATCCTGCATCTATTAACTACTATCAAGATTCACCTTTCAAAGACAACACCAATGGCTAACAATATAGGAAGTTGAATTGCAATCTCCTCTTCCAAGTTAAAAAGTTTCCTAGTAAAAAAACAGataattatgtgaatatagagaAGTAGAATTCAGAAGTGGAAATAGAGCTGGGAATTTGCAGCTTTTTGAATTGCTTTTAGTAATTTTTACTATCTTTTTACACTGAGCATAGAATTTAAAGTAGTTTGTTTAAGATTGTGTTTTCATTCGCTCTTTTCAATATGCAAAATATTTAAAGGGCTACACTATTCCAATCAAACCAAAAAGTTGAATTTGGAGTCACAAGTTCTATTCTTCCAAACCAAATAAGCACTTTAACAAATTCATCCCTACAGCAGCATTACAAGATTGGAACATACACATTGATCCATGACAAACATAGAAAAAAACTTTTCAGCAAATTACAGAACTAAGAAGATGTTGGAATCCTCCAGAAATTTGCACAAAGATGATCCAACTGCTAACCTCATGAAAATAATGTACAGAAAGATGCCATCCACAAATCACAAACAACTCATTTCATCTATTAAACCGTGCAGCCATGGCGCGCGAAGAACAAAAATATGCAATAAGAAAGCAGAAGAATACTAGAAAAATGAAGGCCATTGCAAACTGCTGCATTTATAAATGAGAACTTGGAGAAAAATGTTACTCCTGAAGAATGAAAGCACGAGCGAGAATTAG
Encoded here:
- the LOC132616792 gene encoding glucuronoxylan 4-O-methyltransferase 3-like, translating into MKENQMTSKNQHTMVNKLILSCIFFIFLLYLILRANSPSFKLKNISISSSTHSTCNKIPPSLAKSLLHYATTNRTPQQQMDEISVTYRVLEKKSPCNLLVFGLGFDSLMWRSFNHNGRTVFIEENQHWIDKITKEVPSLEAYHQTYDTRLDQASELLSIGKREDSCKFVGDPRNSKCPLALTNLPKEVYENEWDLIMIDAPTGAGYDLPGRMKVIYTAGLLARNRENGETDVFVHDCKRYAEDKFSRNFLCEGYIREEVRYLRHFTIPSYRSGSIKSFCP